Within Candidatus Polarisedimenticolia bacterium, the genomic segment CGCCGTAAGCCGCGTCGGCATGCACCCAGAGATCGTGGCGCGCGGCGATGTCGGCGATCTCGGGCAGGGGATCGATCGCCCCGGTATTGGTGGTGCCGGCGTTGGCCACGATCAGGAACGGCCGGAGCCCCCGGGCGCTGTCCTCCCGGATCGCCGCCTCGAGCCGGTCAGGGCGCAGCCGGAAGCGGGAATCGACCGGGACGCTCCTCAGGCATCTCTCCGGGAAGCCGGCGATGCGGGCCGCCTTGGCGACCGAGCGGTGGGCCTCTTCCGAGACATAGAGGACACCGGAGAGAAAATCCTCCGGCAGCCGGGTGGCGCGCGCGGTGACGATTGCGGTGAGGTTCGAGATCGATCCGCCCGAAGTCAGGATGCCACCGGCGTCGGGGGGATACCCCATCAAAGAGGCCAGCCAGCCGATCGCCTGCGCCTCGATGCGGGCCAGGGCCGGGGCCGGGCCGGCGATGCCAACGAACCGGTTCACCGCCAGCGCCACGAAATCGGCGAGGGCGGCGGACGGGATGCCGCCTCCGGGGATGTACGCGAGATAACCGGGGCCGGCGGCGTTCAGCGACTTGGCCACGGCGGGACGGAGCCGCTCCAGGATCGCGGCGATCGCGTGCCCGTCGTCCGGGGGCGGCTCGGCGAACCCCGCGGCGACGCGATCCGCCCCGTCGAGGTCCCAGGAAGGCTGCGCGGGGAGCGTGTCGATCTGCTCGAGGACGAAGGCGGAGCAGGCGTCAATCAGACGACGGAGCTCGTCGGACGAGGGCTCGAGCGGCCGGCGCGTGTTCCTGGGATCGGCCATGGGAAGGTGATCTTACCGAAAAAGGGGAGCACCGCGCCGAATCTCGGCGCGGGGCCCCGCGGGCGGGAACTGAGTGTGGAGGAGGGAACTTCAAGCGGGGGGGGGGAGTTCTCCGGCATCAATCGAGCCGATTGCCCTTGAATGTGTATGTCAGAATGCTTCCACCCTTCTTCGTCATGATCAATTTGCCTTCGATGTTCTTCTCGTGAATGGTGCCCGTCCAGACCGTCCGGGCCGAGGACTCGCTCTCCTGCTCC encodes:
- a CDS encoding aminotransferase class V-fold PLP-dependent enzyme, which translates into the protein MADPRNTRRPLEPSSDELRRLIDACSAFVLEQIDTLPAQPSWDLDGADRVAAGFAEPPPDDGHAIAAILERLRPAVAKSLNAAGPGYLAYIPGGGIPSAALADFVALAVNRFVGIAGPAPALARIEAQAIGWLASLMGYPPDAGGILTSGGSISNLTAIVTARATRLPEDFLSGVLYVSEEAHRSVAKAARIAGFPERCLRSVPVDSRFRLRPDRLEAAIREDSARGLRPFLIVANAGTTNTGAIDPLPEIADIAARHDLWVHADAAYGGFFRLVPEGAARLAGLERCDSITLDPHKGMFLPYGTGCLLVRDPETLRRAHGGQAAYLQDLGHGDGGVSFTEISPELSRDFRGLRVWLPIQLHGLRAFREQIQEKLDLARWAYDELKDEPLFEMLDEPQLSIVAFACRPPEGRDANALGAELLRRVNARRRVFLSSTTIGGRYVLRLCVLSFRTHMDRMQDAVSALKEEARALARE